The genomic interval GCACCTGCCACAGCCCCAACACTATAGGATAAACCGTAAAACAAAGGATTCAGTAGGCTAGGGCGGCTATCGAGTTCTCTTAGACGATCCTCGCACCATACTAGGTGATCAATCTCTTCTTCGGCTGCTTCTTCCATGGCTTCTCTCACCTCAGGTAGGCGAGCAGTGAGGCTTTGCCCTTGATAAAGCGCTTGCGCACAGACTTCACCGGTATGATTGATACGCATTAGACCAGCGGCGTGCGTTGTCTCTTGTTCAGTCATCGCTTGGTCTTCCGCTTGGCTTGCTGGGCTCAAGCGGTGGGCATGTGCGGCCCCTGGCACCAGTGTTTTCAAAGCATTGTCGAAATGGCAGACCAGTGTATCAATAGGACTTTGAATTGGCATAACAAGCACCTAAGAAAAAAAATATGTCCCTATTTTACGAATTTTAATTGCCATATGCATGTGCAGGATCAACTTTTATACGCTTTATTGCATTTCTAACTTTTTTTCGATGTGGGTTGCTAAGTGTTGTTTCAATGCGTTGGCACTAATAGGTTTGGTTAGCAACTGTTGTATGCCGGTATCTCGTAGCTCAGGAGCGTGCTGATCAATACTCAATCCCGTGAGCATTATTTTCACAAGCTCTTGGTTAATTTCGTTATCGTTAGAGATCCGCCGCGCTAACTCAAATCCATTCATGATCGGCATATCTTGATCAATCAGTATGATATCGAATGGATCATCGAGATTGGTTTGGCTGCGCAGCTTGGCTAGTGCTTCTTTACCGCTATGAGTGGTTTCTGCATGCATACCCCAGCTTTTGGCATAGCGCTGCAATACTTTGCGTAGTGTGCTGTTATCATCCACGATTAGAATAGACAGCCCTTTCAACAGACTTTCTAATGGATTCTTTTCTTTGTATTCGCGGGCAACTTTATAGGGCAGCGTGAAGCTAATAGTGGAGCCCTCTCCTGTTTGGTTATCAACAAAGAGGTTGCCGCCCAAATGTTCGATTAATTGTTTACTTAAAACAAGTGAGAATCCTGCGGAACTCACATCATGAATATGAGAGAGGTGTATTTTGTCATCAAATAGAGTTTTCAGTGTCTCTTTTTTAATGCCTTTTCCTGTGTCACGAACACTGAAAAACAAATGTTGATGTTCACTCCAAGTGACTCGTAGTTCAACTTCTCCGTGTTCAGTACGATTGATGCCATGCTCCAATAAGTTTTCTAAAATACTGGTTAAATGCTTCTCGTCGCACTCAATAAACTCAGGTAAATTCGGATCTAAGTTAATGACCAATTCGATATTTTTTTGGTGGATGACAAGTTGGAATTTAGCAATGATTTGATCGATGATATCTGCAAGGTTCATCGCCTCGTTATTAGCGCGAAAACGGCCAGTTAATAATTTGGCATAATCCGATACACGATTGACTAAGCGCACCATATCCTCACCGGCAACGCCAATGGTTTCGACGTAGTCTTTTTGCTTAGCACTTAAATTGGTTTCGAGTAGAAGCTCTTCCATACCTAAAACACCATTCATGGGTGTGCGCAATTCATGAGTTAGTTTACTTAAAAACTGCGCGTGACGGATGTTGTTATTTGGAGTCTTGAGTCGAACTTGTCGCTTAAAATAAGGTAAGGTCATGCTGAAGCTGGCCAATAAAATACTTGAGCTTAAGGCTAATATATCCATTATGCCTGTGCTTGCGACGAGGGATTCTGGCCATAATACGTAGCCTATTTGCCAGGCGATACTGCTAGTTAATATCAAGCATGCGAGTATAAAGCTGATACTGCGCGGTTTACTAAATACGATAATGAATAGCAAAGGAAGTAGCGCAATGAAAAGCTGCGCCGTGTAGCTTAAACTGACAATAAATAAAGTGAGCAAAACCAACATCATTACCACCATCCAAGATCGATTAGTGCGTAAGTGTCTTCGGTAAAAGGCTGTAGAGAAGCTAGAGAGCGCTAACCCGCATGAAACCAACCACGGTGATAGGTCACTTGCAGCTAACATCCATTGGGGCCAATTAATTAATGGGCTGTGACTGACCGCGAATAATGCACCTACTAATGCCATATAAACTACAATGTAATGACGTACATGGTGATGGAAACGTAAAGCTGCGACATGTAATAAAGCAATAAACACCAAGAGTGCAACGTTAATTGCGTAAACTTGCTGGACCACAGTGAAGGCATTGTTATGATGTTGTAAGTCGCGTAGTTGAGGTGTGATCGGCGTTGTTTTATTTGCTTTTACTCTTAAATAAAACCACTGCTCAGACTTAGCTTGAATATTAATAACCAGCGCTTGGTAGTTACTAAGCAGAGTTTGCCGATTGACCTCAGGATAAAGTTGCCATTGGTTATTATTATAAATATAGGCCCCATTAATTTGTACGGCCTTATCGCTTAAGCTTAACGCTAGTGGTAAAACTTTCTTGGTTGGATTACTGATGTGAAACCTAAGCCAATAAGGCTCATTGGCTTTAAGCACTAATGAATCTTGAATCGGACTAAATTTATCGGTTGTTTGTGTTTGCAATTGGCTCAAGCTGAACGCGTGGGCGTCTGCGTGCAAATACTCAATGAAATTAGAAAACTCAATATTAATTGGTCCATCAGCCAAAATAATAGTTGTTCGGTGCTTAGTGCCATCAGCTGAATAGACAGGCAGCGTGACGAGGATTCCATTCAGGAAAAACAATAATGAGAGTAATAGACGAATCATGTTAGGTGCAAACAGTCCTTGAATGCATTTGAATGTACCCGAGTCTGAAGCGTAAATCGACTGTTCAAGCACATAAAAAGGGAGTATGAACTCCCTTGTGTATGCCTAGACTAAATAAATTACGACTTTTCTCTAGCAATGGCGCGATAGCCAATATCACTGCGGAAAAAGCAGCCTTCCCACTCTATGCGTTTGGCTAGTTCGTAAGCACGTTGTTGTGCTTCACTGACGCTATTGCCAAGTGCCGTCGCACACAATACACGACCACCATTGGTTACCACTTCATTGTTGGCATTTAAGATAGTGCCTGCATGGAATACTTTTTCACCAGCGATTTCGCTTTCAGGTAAACCCGAAATAACGTCACCTTTGTTGTACGACGCAGGGTAGCCACCGGCAGCCAGCACAACACCAATAGAGGCGCGTTCATCCCAGTCAGCAGTCTTACCAGCTAAACCATCTTTTTCCATAGCGGCCAAGCAAAGATCAACTAAATCAGACTGCATGCGCATCATGATAGGTTGCGTTTCTGGATCACCAAAGCGACAGTTATATTCAATGACTTTAGGTGCACCGGATGGATCAATCATCAAACCAGCGTATAAGAAACCTGTGTAATCATTACCTTCGGCCTTCATACCTTGAACGGTCGGCTCAATCACTTCTTTCATGGTGCGCTGATAAACCTCATCAGTGACAACAGGTGCCGGTGAATACGCACCCATACCGCCGGTGTTAGGACCAGTGTCACCGTCACCGACACGCTTGTGATCTTGGCTAGTCGCCATAGGTAAGATGTTATCGCCATCAACCATAACAATGAAGCTGGCCTCTTCGCCTTGCAAAAATTCTTCAATAACCACGCGACAGCCCGCATCACCAAAGGCATTGCCAGACAACATGTCTTTTACAGCGTCTTGTGCTTGCTCAAGAGTTTCTGCAACGATCACGCCTTTACCGGCTGCTAGGCCATCGGCTTTGACTACAATCGGCGCGCCCATTTTTTCTAGGTACGCTAGAGCAGGCTCAACTTCTGTAAAGTTTTGATAATCTGCGGTTGGAATCTTATGACGAGCCAAGAAATCTTTCGTAAAGGCTTTCGATCCTTCAAGTTGAGCCGCGCCTTTGCTTGGGCCAAATGCTTTTAGACCTTGCTCGTGGAAGAAATCGACAACCCCTTCAACAAGGGGTGCTTCTGGACCAACGATGGTCAGTTCACAACCGTTTTCTTTGGCAAACTTGGCAAGTTTGTCGAACTCTAAAACACCGATGTCGACGTTTTCCAGTTTAGGCTCGATGGCCGTGCCGGCGTTGCCGGGTGCAACGAAAACGGTTTTTACGTTTGGGTTTTGAGCGGCTTTCCAGGCTAGGGCGTGTTCGCGGCCGCCATTGCCTATCACCAATACATTCATCATCTTTACCTTTCGGACTTGATCTTTTTGCCCCTAACTTTGTTGCAAGAAAATTTAAATCAGTTATGTAGGCAAGCTACACGCCTTCTTTAAATTTTCTTGCGCCTCGTTAGGAGCAAATATCTCTGCGTCCTAACACTAAAAGAGAGCTTAAAATGAATCGTTTAAAAATAACAAGGTTGTTTCTCTAAACGACCTTTATAAATAGTTAATCGTAAAAAGCGTAAGCGGCATTGAATATTCGCAAACGCTTCTAGGGGAGTGGTATTTTTCTTCCTGACTCGGCGTAGGTTCTTTTGCTCAGCGCAGTGTAGGGGACCTACATGAGCATGGGCGAAAGGTTCTACAACAAAGTCAGGGAGGAAAAGAGCCTCCCCAATTAATTAATGGCGGAAGTGACGCATCCCGGTGAATACCATTGCCATTCCCGCCTCATCTGCAGCGGCAATCACTTCTTCATCACGAATCGAACCGCCTGGCTGAATGACTGCTGCGATACCCGCTTTTGCAGCATTATCGATACCGTCACGGAATGGGAAGAACGCATCCGATGCCATGACTGAACCTTTTACTTCAAGACCAGCATGCTCTGCTTTAATGGCAGCGATACGAGCAGAATTAACTCGGCTCATTTGACCCGCGCCTACTCCGACAGTTTGACGATTCTT from Bermanella marisrubri carries:
- the coq7 gene encoding 2-polyprenyl-3-methyl-6-methoxy-1,4-benzoquinone monooxygenase, with translation MPIQSPIDTLVCHFDNALKTLVPGAAHAHRLSPASQAEDQAMTEQETTHAAGLMRINHTGEVCAQALYQGQSLTARLPEVREAMEEAAEEEIDHLVWCEDRLRELDSRPSLLNPLFYGLSYSVGAVAGALGDKWSLGFVAATEDQVCQHLEKHLETLPEGDRRSREILKLMHEDELRHATTALDAGGVPFPQPVKRFMTALSKVMTRTTYRI
- a CDS encoding response regulator, which encodes MIRLLLSLLFFLNGILVTLPVYSADGTKHRTTIILADGPINIEFSNFIEYLHADAHAFSLSQLQTQTTDKFSPIQDSLVLKANEPYWLRFHISNPTKKVLPLALSLSDKAVQINGAYIYNNNQWQLYPEVNRQTLLSNYQALVINIQAKSEQWFYLRVKANKTTPITPQLRDLQHHNNAFTVVQQVYAINVALLVFIALLHVAALRFHHHVRHYIVVYMALVGALFAVSHSPLINWPQWMLAASDLSPWLVSCGLALSSFSTAFYRRHLRTNRSWMVVMMLVLLTLFIVSLSYTAQLFIALLPLLFIIVFSKPRSISFILACLILTSSIAWQIGYVLWPESLVASTGIMDILALSSSILLASFSMTLPYFKRQVRLKTPNNNIRHAQFLSKLTHELRTPMNGVLGMEELLLETNLSAKQKDYVETIGVAGEDMVRLVNRVSDYAKLLTGRFRANNEAMNLADIIDQIIAKFQLVIHQKNIELVINLDPNLPEFIECDEKHLTSILENLLEHGINRTEHGEVELRVTWSEHQHLFFSVRDTGKGIKKETLKTLFDDKIHLSHIHDVSSAGFSLVLSKQLIEHLGGNLFVDNQTGEGSTISFTLPYKVAREYKEKNPLESLLKGLSILIVDDNSTLRKVLQRYAKSWGMHAETTHSGKEALAKLRSQTNLDDPFDIILIDQDMPIMNGFELARRISNDNEINQELVKIMLTGLSIDQHAPELRDTGIQQLLTKPISANALKQHLATHIEKKLEMQ
- the purD gene encoding phosphoribosylamine--glycine ligase; protein product: MNVLVIGNGGREHALAWKAAQNPNVKTVFVAPGNAGTAIEPKLENVDIGVLEFDKLAKFAKENGCELTIVGPEAPLVEGVVDFFHEQGLKAFGPSKGAAQLEGSKAFTKDFLARHKIPTADYQNFTEVEPALAYLEKMGAPIVVKADGLAAGKGVIVAETLEQAQDAVKDMLSGNAFGDAGCRVVIEEFLQGEEASFIVMVDGDNILPMATSQDHKRVGDGDTGPNTGGMGAYSPAPVVTDEVYQRTMKEVIEPTVQGMKAEGNDYTGFLYAGLMIDPSGAPKVIEYNCRFGDPETQPIMMRMQSDLVDLCLAAMEKDGLAGKTADWDERASIGVVLAAGGYPASYNKGDVISGLPESEIAGEKVFHAGTILNANNEVVTNGGRVLCATALGNSVSEAQQRAYELAKRIEWEGCFFRSDIGYRAIAREKS